Sequence from the Pyrobaculum neutrophilum V24Sta genome:
GCCAGATCTGCCGCGAGCTCGCTTTCCACAAGCCGCTGGGCCCCCTCCACGCGCCACAGCCTCATATTTAATAAACGTGGCTATTGTTATGGATTTTTCGCTTGTTCTAAGGCGCATAGGCGAGGCGGCGCCGAGGCATAGGTTGGACATTGGGGATCCGGATCTGCCGCCGCCGCCCGAGCTGGTGGAGGCCCTTAGGGGAGGCGGGGACTTTAGATACGGGCCCTCGGAGGGCCTGCCGGAGTTTAGGGAGGCTGTCGCCGAGGTGTTCAAGGCGGACCCCGGAGAGGTCGTGGCGGTGGCCGGGGGTAGGCACGGCCTTGCCGCCTTGATGTGGATCTTTAGGAAGAGGCGCCTCTTGACCACATCCCCCTTCTACCCCGGCTACTTCGACATCGCTGGGGTCTTCGGGCTGGAGCTCGGCCTTGTGGAGGGGGGCGACGGGTGGATCCCCAACTTCGCCGAGCGGGGCGTCTACGTGGTGAACTACCCCAACAACCCCACGGGGGCCGTCCTGCCGAGGGGGAAGGTGAGGGAGCTTGTGGACGTCGCGGAGTTCGTGATCAGCGACGAGATCTATAGAGATATCGTGTTTACCGAGTTCGTGTCTCCGGCTGAGCTCTCCCCCTCCTCGGTGGCGGTGGTGTACAGCTTCTCCAAGGTCTTCTCCGTGCCTGGGCTGAGGGTTGGCGCCGTCATCGCGCCGAGGGATATCGCCAGGGAGGTGGCGAGGTTCAACAGAGCTACGGTGAACGTGGCCCCCACCCCGGCCCAGAGGGCTGTGGCGTCTGTAGTACACTTGTTGCCGCGGCGTAGCAGGGAGATCTCCCAGGCCTACCTGAGGAGGGTGGAGCTGGCGTCTGCCGAGCTGAGGCTGAGGTTCACGAGGCCGGGCGGCGCCTTCTACCTCTTCCCCTGGGTGGGCGACGACGTCAAATGTTTTGAGTCGGCTCTGGAGGCGGGGGTGTCCATCCTGCCCGGCTCCCTGTACGGCAGGGGGGGCTACGTGAGGATCGCGCTTGTGGAGCCTGAGGAGAGGCTTAGGGAGGCCTTCTCCGCCATAAACAAGGCGTGTGGAGGCGGATGATGGGTTGCGCCGTGGGTTGCGCCTACGGCGGGGGGACCGTGATAAACG
This genomic interval carries:
- a CDS encoding pyridoxal phosphate-dependent aminotransferase: MDFSLVLRRIGEAAPRHRLDIGDPDLPPPPELVEALRGGGDFRYGPSEGLPEFREAVAEVFKADPGEVVAVAGGRHGLAALMWIFRKRRLLTTSPFYPGYFDIAGVFGLELGLVEGGDGWIPNFAERGVYVVNYPNNPTGAVLPRGKVRELVDVAEFVISDEIYRDIVFTEFVSPAELSPSSVAVVYSFSKVFSVPGLRVGAVIAPRDIAREVARFNRATVNVAPTPAQRAVASVVHLLPRRSREISQAYLRRVELASAELRLRFTRPGGAFYLFPWVGDDVKCFESALEAGVSILPGSLYGRGGYVRIALVEPEERLREAFSAINKACGGG